A single region of the Candidatus Methanomethylicota archaeon genome encodes:
- a CDS encoding Lrp/AsnC family transcriptional regulator, translating to MKSLDEVDIKILSILKEDGRAPFTKIANELGLSEAAVRKRVERLKSEGIIKKFTVDIDVGESVQALIMVTVLPSYPNPIVAQAIKKIGGIEKVFEVAGEVDIIAIASGKSIQEINKHIDDIRRIEGVAKTSSMIVLRSWV from the coding sequence ATGAAAAGTTTAGATGAAGTTGATATTAAAATATTATCAATACTAAAAGAAGATGGAAGAGCTCCTTTTACAAAAATTGCAAATGAATTAGGACTATCTGAAGCTGCTGTTAGAAAAAGAGTTGAAAGATTAAAGTCTGAAGGAATTATTAAGAAATTTACAGTAGACATAGATGTAGGTGAAAGTGTACAAGCATTAATAATGGTAACAGTATTACCATCTTATCCAAACCCTATTGTAGCTCAAGCAATAAAAAAAATTGGAGGAATTGAAAAAGTATTTGAAGTAGCAGGAGAGGTTGATATAATAGCAATAGCTTCAGGTAAAAGTATTCAAGAAATTAATAAACATATAGACGATATAAGAAGAATAGAAGGAGTTGCAAAGACTAGTTCTATGATTGTTCTTAGGTCATGGGTTTGA
- a CDS encoding Hsp20/alpha crystallin family protein: protein MIKEFWVKKIMWDYTSGCIEPLSEIYENNNEIIIRIDMPFVENKSDITINLTEDTILIEAKVKKVIHYEKWGTFQREVKFCRYVKRLSLPSRIDPETARARFKNGILEIKLSKKEQPFTIPIE from the coding sequence TTGATTAAAGAATTTTGGGTGAAGAAAATCATGTGGGACTATACTTCTGGTTGTATAGAACCATTATCAGAAATTTATGAAAATAATAATGAGATTATTATTAGAATAGATATGCCATTTGTAGAAAATAAATCAGACATTACAATTAATTTAACAGAAGATACTATTTTAATAGAAGCAAAAGTAAAAAAAGTAATACATTATGAAAAGTGGGGTACTTTTCAAAGAGAAGTAAAGTTTTGTAGATATGTTAAAAGATTGTCTTTGCCCTCAAGAATAGACCCTGAGACTGCTAGGGCAAGATTTAAAAATGGTATATTAGAAATAAAACTTTCTAAAAAAGAACAGCCTTTTACAATACCAATAGAATAA
- a CDS encoding M20/M25/M40 family metallo-hydrolase translates to MEYPIELLMNLLSIYSPSGREEKISNFIASEFNKLGFNVKVDEVGNVEGVWGKGRPSILLCGHMDTVKGFIKPKIRGKVIFGRGAVDAKTSLAALICGAKKFIEIGNKGKITILAVVDEEKNSIGIKHFINRCSEEYDYAIFGEPSGAYGLTIGYKGRLLFKISCKTESGHASVPQFFENAIYLAMDVIKEIQEIQQKWEILGKDRFWTPSLCVTKIRGGEFHNTVPSHCNMIVDARVPPNMRNEVIKEISLILEKFSNTKKQVSMDLLDESEPFLAQEDSDLVKIFIQSIKEVTGRECKLYRKTGTGDVNEFVKKFKIPCVVYGPGNSKLSHTKKENVSIKEYFDSIEIIKNVLLKLSNH, encoded by the coding sequence ATGGAATATCCAATAGAATTATTAATGAATTTATTAAGTATTTATAGTCCAAGTGGAAGAGAAGAAAAAATTTCCAATTTTATTGCCTCAGAATTTAATAAACTTGGATTTAATGTTAAAGTAGATGAAGTAGGAAATGTTGAAGGAGTTTGGGGAAAAGGAAGGCCAAGTATTTTACTTTGTGGACATATGGACACTGTTAAAGGTTTTATAAAACCTAAGATTAGAGGAAAAGTAATTTTTGGAAGAGGAGCAGTAGATGCAAAAACATCATTAGCAGCATTAATATGTGGTGCAAAAAAATTCATTGAAATTGGAAATAAGGGGAAGATAACAATATTGGCTGTAGTTGATGAAGAAAAAAATAGTATAGGAATAAAACATTTCATAAATAGATGTAGTGAAGAATATGATTATGCTATTTTTGGAGAACCTAGTGGAGCTTATGGATTAACAATAGGTTATAAAGGTAGACTACTTTTTAAAATTTCATGTAAAACAGAGTCTGGTCATGCTAGTGTTCCACAATTCTTTGAAAATGCAATATATTTAGCAATGGATGTTATTAAAGAAATTCAAGAAATTCAACAAAAATGGGAAATTCTTGGAAAAGATAGATTTTGGACGCCTAGTTTATGTGTTACTAAAATAAGAGGAGGAGAATTTCATAATACAGTTCCATCACATTGTAATATGATTGTTGATGCTAGAGTACCACCTAATATGCGTAATGAAGTTATAAAAGAAATTTCATTAATTTTAGAAAAATTTTCAAATACAAAAAAACAAGTAAGTATGGATTTATTAGATGAAAGTGAACCATTTTTAGCACAAGAAGATTCTGATTTAGTAAAAATATTTATTCAATCAATAAAAGAAGTGACTGGAAGAGAATGTAAACTTTATAGAAAAACTGGTACTGGAGATGTTAATGAATTTGTAAAGAAATTTAAAATTCCATGTGTAGTTTATGGTCCTGGTAATTCTAAATTAAGTCATACAAAAAAAGAAAATGTATCAATAAAAGAATATTTTGATAGTATTGAAATAATAAAAAATGTTCTATTAAAGCTCTCTAATCATTAA
- the lysX gene encoding lysine biosynthesis protein LysX yields the protein MVSLSILYDHMRWEEKALYEACKKRNIDFSMVNAENLSLEITSNDKPKELGDVVIQRCVSYFRGLHLSAVIESYGTKVINSFKTMEICGNKVLNSLIFKKYKIPTPRTYIAFTTDAALEALEKLGYPAILKPVIGSWGRLVSLLNDKTSAIVALEHREMMFPLYQIYYLQEMIKRPPRDLRVFVIGEEVPVAIYRINENDWRTNTARGGRVEQCPITEEIRELALKAAEAVGGGVFGVDMMESESGYVVHEINATVEFKNTVPATGVDIPGMIIDYAIKEVKK from the coding sequence ATGGTGAGTCTCTCAATTCTATATGATCATATGAGATGGGAAGAAAAAGCACTCTATGAAGCTTGTAAAAAAAGGAATATTGATTTTTCAATGGTAAATGCTGAAAATCTTTCACTTGAAATTACATCTAATGATAAGCCAAAAGAATTAGGAGATGTAGTAATTCAAAGATGTGTAAGTTATTTTCGTGGACTTCATTTATCAGCTGTTATTGAGAGCTATGGTACTAAAGTCATAAATAGTTTTAAAACAATGGAAATTTGTGGTAATAAAGTATTAAATTCTTTAATTTTTAAAAAGTATAAAATACCAACACCTAGAACTTATATTGCATTTACAACTGATGCTGCTTTAGAAGCACTTGAAAAATTAGGATATCCTGCAATTCTAAAACCAGTAATAGGAAGTTGGGGAAGATTAGTTTCTTTATTAAATGATAAAACATCAGCAATAGTTGCTTTAGAACATAGAGAAATGATGTTCCCACTTTATCAAATATATTATTTACAAGAAATGATTAAAAGACCTCCTAGAGACCTTAGAGTTTTTGTTATAGGAGAAGAAGTCCCTGTTGCAATCTATAGAATAAATGAAAATGATTGGAGAACTAATACAGCAAGAGGTGGAAGAGTAGAGCAATGTCCAATTACTGAAGAAATTAGAGAATTAGCATTAAAAGCAGCAGAAGCTGTAGGAGGAGGGGTTTTTGGCGTAGACATGATGGAAAGTGAAAGTGGTTATGTAGTCCATGAAATTAATGCTACAGTTGAGTTTAAGAATACAGTTCCAGCTACTGGTGTAGATATACCAGGTATGATTATTGATTATGCTATTAAAGAGGTGAAAAAATGA
- the argC gene encoding N-acetyl-gamma-glutamyl-phosphate reductase, producing MPVGIIGGSGYTGGELLRILLNHEKVEIKAVTSREYAGEPVFRAHPHLRKITDIKFIEPDIEKVVSMCNFVFLAVPHGTAAPMVRRLLEAGIRIIDLSADFRLKNKDDYLKWYGWEHPCPELLELAVFGLPEFHRNEIRNAKLVANPGCIATASILSITPIIKAGIVENNKIVLDAKIGSSGAGTSVSEATHHPEHSNLVRAYKPVMHRHTPEIEQEVSLKAGFKVTIALTPHAIDMVRGILVTGHMFLKKEVNIQEIWKVYREMYQNEPFVRIVRDHKGLHRLPDPMNVIGSNFCDVGFEIDPHANRIVTFGALDNLIKGAAGQAVQNFNIMIGVDEKMGLGFPGVRPI from the coding sequence ATACCTGTTGGAATAATAGGTGGTTCTGGATATACTGGTGGTGAATTATTAAGAATACTTTTAAATCATGAAAAAGTTGAAATTAAAGCAGTAACTTCAAGAGAATATGCTGGAGAGCCTGTATTTAGAGCGCATCCACACTTAAGAAAAATAACTGATATTAAATTCATAGAACCAGATATTGAGAAAGTAGTGTCAATGTGTAATTTTGTTTTTTTAGCAGTTCCACATGGTACAGCTGCACCTATGGTAAGAAGATTACTTGAAGCTGGAATAAGAATTATTGATTTAAGTGCTGATTTTAGACTTAAAAATAAAGATGATTATTTAAAGTGGTATGGATGGGAGCATCCCTGTCCTGAATTATTAGAATTAGCAGTATTTGGTTTACCAGAATTTCATAGAAATGAGATAAGAAATGCTAAACTTGTGGCAAATCCTGGTTGTATAGCAACTGCAAGTATACTTAGTATTACACCAATAATAAAAGCAGGAATTGTAGAAAATAATAAAATTGTACTTGATGCAAAAATAGGATCTTCTGGTGCAGGAACTTCAGTTAGTGAAGCAACCCATCATCCAGAACATTCAAATTTAGTTAGAGCTTATAAACCAGTAATGCATAGACATACTCCAGAAATAGAACAAGAAGTTTCATTAAAAGCAGGATTTAAAGTTACCATAGCCCTTACTCCTCATGCAATAGACATGGTAAGAGGAATCCTTGTAACAGGTCATATGTTTCTTAAGAAAGAAGTTAATATACAAGAGATTTGGAAAGTTTATAGAGAAATGTATCAAAATGAACCTTTTGTAAGAATTGTTAGAGATCATAAAGGATTACATAGATTACCTGATCCAATGAATGTGATAGGATCAAATTTCTGTGATGTTGGTTTTGAAATAGACCCTCATGCAAATAGAATTGTAACTTTTGGAGCATTAGATAACTTAATAAAAGGAGCAGCTGGTCAAGCAGTTCAAAACTTTAATATTATGATAGGTGTTGATGAAAAAATGGGTTTAGGATTTCCAGGAGTTAGACCTATATGA
- a CDS encoding [LysW]-aminoadipate/[LysW]-glutamate kinase — MKIVIKIGGDLLKEDKPNISLIEDLKDFSKKESIIIVHGGGDRVTEIATKLGKEQKFVISPEGFKSRYTDRETVEIYAMVMAGEINTKIVGILQSYGINAIGLSGFDGGLLRAKRKERIVIIDEEGRKRAIDGGFTGKITLVNEKLLELIIVNGYVPVISPLAMGENFEPLNVDGDRTASAIAKAIKADYLIFLTDVEGVIIDNKIINKVRIEEIEEILKKIGPGMSTKVHAAIEAVKNGVNKAIITSGFIDNPLKRAIEERSGTIICH, encoded by the coding sequence ATGAAAATTGTTATAAAAATTGGAGGAGATTTGCTTAAAGAAGATAAACCAAATATTTCTTTAATAGAAGATTTAAAAGACTTTTCAAAAAAAGAAAGTATAATAATAGTACATGGTGGAGGAGATAGAGTAACAGAAATTGCAACAAAATTAGGAAAAGAACAAAAATTTGTTATTTCTCCTGAAGGATTTAAAAGTAGATATACTGATAGAGAGACTGTAGAAATTTATGCAATGGTGATGGCTGGAGAAATAAATACTAAAATTGTTGGAATATTACAATCATACGGAATAAATGCAATTGGACTATCTGGATTTGATGGAGGATTATTAAGAGCTAAAAGAAAAGAAAGAATTGTAATAATAGATGAAGAGGGAAGGAAAAGAGCAATTGATGGAGGATTTACAGGAAAAATAACATTAGTTAATGAAAAGTTATTAGAATTAATTATAGTGAATGGTTATGTACCCGTAATTTCTCCATTAGCCATGGGAGAGAATTTCGAACCATTAAATGTTGATGGAGATAGAACTGCTAGTGCTATAGCTAAAGCAATAAAGGCTGATTATTTAATATTTCTTACAGATGTAGAAGGTGTAATTATTGATAATAAAATTATTAATAAAGTACGTATAGAGGAAATAGAAGAAATACTTAAGAAAATAGGACCAGGAATGTCTACAAAAGTTCATGCTGCAATTGAAGCTGTAAAAAATGGAGTTAATAAAGCAATAATAACTTCAGGATTTATTGATAATCCTTTAAAAAGAGCTATAGAAGAAAGGAGTGGAACTATAATATGTCATTAG
- a CDS encoding acetylornithine/succinylornithine family transaminase, whose translation MSLEKFEDTFLANTFWKRPITIVRGFGAKVWDSEGREYIDCGCGYGVALLGHCHPKIVDAIKKQCERLITCHGSFYNDIREECLLKLYKIKPKGTDKIFLSNSGAEAVEAAIKLVKKFTKKKKIIAMVNSFHGKTIGALSLTWNPKYREPFLPLLEGIKFAPYGNFEKLKTLIDEDVGAIFIEPIQGEGGINVPPPDYLKQVRELCNEKDILLVLDEVQSGFGRTGKIWAHEYFGIEPDILCAGKALGGGLPIGATYARADIMDSLKRGEHSNTFGGNPLVCASCKAAIEVLIEDGLIENAKIMGDFLLNEFSKINSKLIREVRGIGLMIGIEMRFEVKDIILEMLKKGVIVLEAGKNVIRLLPPLVITKDEAEKVISVFEDVIKMEEKKKFG comes from the coding sequence ATGTCATTAGAAAAATTTGAAGATACTTTCTTAGCAAATACTTTTTGGAAAAGGCCAATAACAATAGTAAGAGGATTTGGGGCAAAAGTTTGGGATTCAGAAGGTAGGGAATATATTGATTGTGGTTGTGGATATGGTGTAGCATTACTTGGCCATTGTCATCCAAAAATTGTTGATGCTATAAAAAAACAATGTGAAAGATTAATAACATGTCATGGATCTTTTTACAATGACATTAGAGAAGAATGTCTTTTAAAACTATATAAAATAAAACCAAAAGGAACAGATAAAATATTTTTATCAAATTCAGGAGCAGAAGCTGTTGAAGCTGCAATTAAACTTGTTAAAAAATTTACAAAAAAGAAAAAAATAATTGCTATGGTGAATAGTTTTCATGGAAAAACAATTGGAGCATTATCATTAACATGGAATCCAAAATATAGAGAACCATTTCTTCCATTACTTGAAGGTATTAAATTTGCTCCTTATGGAAATTTTGAAAAATTAAAAACTCTTATAGATGAAGATGTTGGTGCAATTTTTATTGAACCTATACAAGGAGAGGGAGGGATTAATGTCCCCCCTCCAGACTATTTAAAACAAGTAAGAGAATTATGTAATGAAAAAGATATATTATTAGTACTTGATGAAGTTCAATCTGGTTTTGGAAGAACAGGCAAAATTTGGGCTCATGAATATTTTGGCATAGAACCAGACATACTATGTGCTGGTAAAGCATTAGGAGGGGGTTTACCCATAGGCGCAACTTATGCTCGTGCAGATATTATGGATTCGCTTAAAAGAGGAGAGCATTCTAATACTTTTGGTGGAAATCCTTTAGTTTGTGCTAGTTGTAAAGCTGCTATTGAAGTTTTAATTGAAGATGGTCTTATAGAAAATGCTAAAATTATGGGTGATTTCTTATTAAATGAATTTTCAAAAATTAATAGTAAATTAATTAGAGAAGTTAGAGGAATAGGATTAATGATAGGAATAGAGATGAGATTTGAAGTTAAGGATATTATACTTGAAATGCTTAAAAAAGGAGTAATAGTATTAGAAGCTGGGAAGAATGTTATAAGATTACTTCCACCTCTTGTAATTACAAAGGATGAGGCTGAAAAAGTAATTTCAGTTTTTGAAGATGTTATAAAAATGGAAGAGAAGAAAAAATTTGGTTGA
- a CDS encoding proteasome assembly chaperone family protein: protein MEEISIIETVHIKIENPIVICGLPDIGLVGVIAVSHIIKSLNMEEVAYIDSELFPPIVVFHKGTPTYPLRIYQKENILAIFSEIALTPESIFPLAKSIVNWSKEKKTSLLISLGGVGVPNRLDIEVPKVYGASNMDYIRDNMKKLDIPIMEEGFLAGPYALIAKYSLQEKIPNLVLLAESYPNYPDPGAAASVISALNKLISLNIDVKSLMDKSEEIRLSARELMRKTAENLKRMGKSQEYELPLMYV, encoded by the coding sequence ATGGAAGAGATTTCTATAATAGAGACAGTTCACATAAAAATAGAAAATCCTATAGTAATTTGTGGCCTTCCAGATATTGGACTTGTTGGGGTAATTGCAGTATCTCATATAATAAAATCTCTAAACATGGAAGAAGTAGCATACATAGATTCAGAATTATTTCCACCAATAGTTGTATTTCATAAAGGAACTCCTACGTATCCATTAAGAATTTATCAAAAAGAGAATATACTTGCAATATTTTCTGAAATAGCACTTACACCAGAATCTATATTTCCTTTAGCAAAATCCATAGTAAATTGGTCTAAAGAAAAGAAAACTTCATTACTTATTTCTCTTGGAGGTGTTGGTGTTCCAAATAGACTTGATATAGAAGTTCCGAAAGTATATGGAGCATCAAATATGGATTATATAAGAGATAATATGAAGAAGCTGGATATCCCTATAATGGAAGAAGGGTTTTTAGCAGGACCATATGCTTTAATAGCTAAATATTCTTTACAAGAAAAAATTCCAAATCTTGTACTTTTGGCAGAATCTTATCCAAATTATCCTGATCCTGGAGCAGCAGCTTCTGTAATTTCAGCTCTTAATAAATTAATATCATTAAACATTGATGTAAAATCTTTAATGGATAAATCTGAAGAAATAAGATTAAGTGCTAGAGAACTCATGAGAAAAACTGCGGAAAATTTGAAGAGAATGGGCAAGTCTCAAGAGTATGAACTTCCACTAATGTATGTGTGA
- a CDS encoding M48 family metalloprotease, translating into MSVKDFKEWKRRIILDIKVPIEEISKLFNYLIEILEKNSRISYISKSSINGNEVLQYRMNIDGRILDIAIKATNEGFEIYYFPYPEESISEKEYRILDLEIEEMIRSYFKEGPSLFLVFSPKMDILPKEKEKTIKKIIGSIIFGNFLYLFMIILLFGIIIYQFFEMLTPLILIALQFTIIIFAHKIITYRGEFNITPDNPTIYITELKMNKEEFNRIIRIHYPKIKIIKKEIYDSTLALGKNLNPEVLCSIFNKYGITCKPELIKIKAVNVYEIIERLSSKFKFNKIPKITLVNVLPPNAAATGISYSKSAILITSGLIAYMDKEEIEAVLAHELSHIKARDPIVLMSLATFEYLTRVYIIWPFISRFGLLFDILYLFFAFTLLFFVAKFLEARADLDAAIITGNPRALASSLRKIGLIKYQSLAFELVNVSDWLKWDPHPPLYHRIKVLNELDISKIKNTMTYAISSCINAFIKSLKEI; encoded by the coding sequence TTGTCAGTAAAAGATTTTAAAGAATGGAAGCGTAGAATAATACTCGATATAAAAGTACCAATAGAAGAAATTTCTAAATTATTTAATTATTTGATTGAAATTTTAGAAAAAAATTCACGTATTTCCTATATTAGTAAATCTTCTATTAATGGTAATGAAGTATTACAATATAGAATGAATATAGATGGAAGAATTTTAGATATTGCTATAAAAGCAACAAATGAAGGTTTTGAAATTTACTATTTTCCATATCCTGAAGAAAGTATTAGTGAAAAAGAATATAGAATATTGGATTTAGAAATAGAAGAAATGATAAGATCTTATTTCAAAGAAGGCCCTTCTCTTTTCTTAGTTTTTTCACCAAAAATGGATATTTTGCCTAAAGAAAAAGAAAAAACAATAAAGAAAATTATAGGATCAATAATTTTTGGAAACTTTCTTTATTTGTTTATGATAATTCTTCTATTTGGAATAATAATATATCAATTTTTTGAAATGTTAACTCCATTAATTCTTATAGCATTACAATTCACAATTATTATTTTTGCACATAAAATAATCACTTATCGTGGTGAATTCAATATAACACCAGATAATCCTACAATTTATATTACTGAGCTTAAAATGAATAAAGAAGAATTTAATAGAATAATAAGAATTCATTATCCAAAGATAAAGATTATAAAAAAAGAGATTTATGATTCTACTTTAGCTTTAGGAAAGAATTTAAATCCAGAAGTATTATGTTCAATATTCAATAAATATGGCATTACGTGTAAACCAGAATTGATTAAAATAAAAGCTGTAAATGTGTATGAAATTATTGAAAGATTATCATCAAAATTTAAATTTAATAAAATTCCTAAAATAACTTTAGTAAATGTTCTTCCACCAAATGCTGCAGCAACAGGGATTTCTTATAGTAAATCTGCAATTTTAATAACAAGTGGCTTAATAGCATATATGGATAAAGAGGAAATAGAAGCAGTATTAGCACATGAACTTAGTCATATTAAAGCTAGGGATCCCATAGTTTTAATGAGTTTAGCTACTTTTGAATATTTAACAAGAGTTTACATTATTTGGCCTTTCATTTCTAGATTTGGCCTTCTTTTTGATATTCTTTACTTATTCTTTGCTTTTACTTTACTATTTTTTGTAGCAAAATTCTTAGAAGCAAGAGCTGATTTAGATGCTGCAATAATAACTGGAAATCCAAGAGCATTAGCATCTTCCTTGAGGAAAATTGGTTTAATAAAATATCAAAGCTTAGCTTTTGAATTAGTAAATGTAAGCGATTGGCTAAAATGGGATCCTCATCCTCCATTATATCATAGAATAAAAGTATTAAATGAATTAGATATTTCAAAAATAAAAAATACCATGACATATGCAATTTCTAGTTGTATAAATGCTTTTATTAAATCTTTAAAAGAGATTTAA
- a CDS encoding DUF763 domain-containing protein produces the protein MSHTGFAYLPLHNGEAPAWLIKRMKSLAKNIVLIIINEFGKEEFLRRISNPYWFQAFGCVLGFDWHSSGVTTVVTGVLKSVIDSNETGIAICGGKGSKSRSTSEEIIKAGEKLGLSSSKIENMIYASKMSAKVDNTAIQAGYQLYHHTFFMSEDGKWAVIQQGMNSKNKYARRYHWLSEKVNSFVLEPHKAIVGYKENKVLNMVAKESEGARKVSIDIVKENPIKIKKNIAIIKSKQKTLLEYMNEKILIMPWNINWKAIEIAYNLQPRNYEELLSIYGIGPATVRGLALISEIIYGEPPSWKDPVKYSFAFGGKDGVPFPVKRKEMDEAIEFLKIAIEQAKINEKERLNALKRLSNMKNG, from the coding sequence GTGTCTCATACAGGATTTGCATATCTTCCACTTCATAATGGTGAAGCTCCAGCTTGGTTAATTAAAAGAATGAAATCTTTAGCAAAAAATATTGTTTTAATAATTATTAATGAATTTGGAAAAGAAGAATTTTTAAGAAGAATTTCTAATCCTTATTGGTTTCAAGCATTTGGTTGTGTTCTTGGTTTTGATTGGCACTCATCTGGAGTAACCACTGTTGTTACTGGAGTATTAAAATCTGTAATTGATTCTAATGAAACTGGAATTGCTATTTGTGGTGGAAAAGGTTCAAAATCAAGAAGTACTTCTGAAGAAATAATTAAAGCAGGAGAAAAACTTGGTTTGTCTTCTTCAAAAATAGAAAATATGATTTACGCAAGTAAAATGAGTGCAAAAGTAGATAATACAGCAATTCAAGCAGGATATCAACTTTATCATCATACTTTTTTCATGTCTGAAGATGGAAAATGGGCAGTTATACAACAAGGAATGAATTCAAAAAATAAATATGCTAGAAGATATCATTGGCTTTCTGAAAAAGTAAATAGTTTTGTATTAGAACCTCATAAAGCCATAGTTGGTTATAAAGAAAATAAAGTTCTTAATATGGTTGCAAAAGAATCTGAAGGAGCTCGTAAAGTATCTATAGATATTGTTAAAGAAAATCCTATAAAAATAAAGAAAAATATTGCTATAATAAAATCTAAACAAAAAACTCTTTTAGAATATATGAATGAAAAAATTTTAATTATGCCATGGAATATAAATTGGAAAGCAATTGAAATAGCATATAATCTTCAACCAAGAAATTATGAAGAATTATTATCAATATATGGAATTGGTCCAGCTACAGTTAGAGGACTTGCTTTAATTTCAGAAATAATATATGGTGAACCTCCAAGTTGGAAAGATCCTGTTAAATATTCCTTTGCTTTTGGTGGAAAAGATGGAGTTCCATTTCCAGTTAAAAGAAAGGAAATGGATGAAGCAATAGAATTCTTAAAAATCGCAATAGAACAAGCTAAAATAAATGAAAAAGAGAGATTAAATGCTTTAAAAAGATTAAGTAATATGAAAAATGGATAA
- a CDS encoding metallophosphoesterase family protein: MVLEKLIMDIEEILKEEEKLIEIKNASVIIIGDIHGDYLSLERILKDLKNEKIVFLGDYADRGPSPIEVYEKIFELKVSRPKEVFLLRGNHEAPDLLPFHPHDFPWHLNLKYGDRWREIYKKFIGIYNKMPIALIIEKLALLLHGGISPEIKIENLKNPDEKILEIILWSDPSDEIHGVLPSYRGAGIIFGPDVSFKVLSEINVKYLIRSHQPTIYGYKWNHNMKVLTIFSSKNVYNLINGAYVKIVNGNLEIVKF; encoded by the coding sequence ATGGTATTAGAAAAGCTCATAATGGATATTGAAGAAATTTTGAAAGAAGAAGAAAAATTAATTGAGATTAAGAATGCTTCAGTAATAATAATAGGAGATATTCATGGTGATTATTTATCACTTGAAAGGATTTTAAAAGACTTAAAAAATGAAAAAATTGTATTCCTTGGAGATTATGCAGATAGAGGACCTTCACCTATTGAAGTTTATGAAAAAATTTTTGAACTTAAAGTTTCTCGACCAAAAGAAGTATTTTTATTAAGAGGAAATCATGAAGCACCAGATTTATTACCATTTCATCCTCATGATTTCCCATGGCATTTGAATTTAAAATATGGAGATAGATGGAGAGAAATTTACAAAAAATTTATAGGAATTTATAATAAAATGCCCATAGCTTTAATTATTGAAAAATTAGCATTATTATTACATGGTGGAATTTCTCCAGAAATAAAAATAGAAAATTTAAAAAATCCTGATGAAAAAATTTTAGAAATAATTTTATGGAGTGATCCATCTGATGAAATTCATGGAGTTTTACCTTCTTATAGAGGAGCAGGTATTATTTTTGGACCTGATGTTTCTTTTAAAGTATTAAGTGAAATTAATGTTAAATATTTAATAAGATCTCATCAACCAACTATATATGGATATAAATGGAATCATAATATGAAGGTTTTAACAATTTTTTCTTCAAAAAATGTTTATAATTTAATAAATGGTGCTTATGTAAAAATAGTAAATGGAAATTTAGAAATTGTAAAATTTTAA